One window from the genome of Acinetobacter lanii encodes:
- a CDS encoding lytic murein transglycosylase: MIRSSVIFTSIFLAVSQANAELVINGKNVSSVAPSVSAENVIFENSNYAYGNDAYSTASKVDRFKSCLANLRSQAVSSGVSAASYDRYTQNLSPDYSVIEKLNYQPEFSTPIWDYLSGLVDDERVAVGQQKLSQHRDVLKRVAQAYGVPAETVVAVWGVESNFGDISGKYPLLQALGTLSCEGRRQTYFRSEFFATMRILQRGDLQESQLKGSWAGAFGHTQFMPSTYEELAVDFDGDGRRDLVSSTSDALASTANFLKKRGWQTGQPWGFEVKVPDGVSIQGESRKNKKPLSYWVNNGYVRVDGSALAQGSLSDSTPAGLLAPAGASGPTFLVFKNFDAIYSYNAAESYALAIAHLSDRLQGKSVFSKAWPTEDAGTSRAERREIQNYLIQRGFDIGEADGLIGDKTRQAIRQEQTRLGLNPTGRAGQQILRAFRNEAAKTLMK; the protein is encoded by the coding sequence ATGATTCGCTCCTCAGTCATCTTTACTTCAATCTTTTTAGCTGTATCACAAGCCAATGCCGAGTTGGTGATTAACGGAAAAAATGTGTCCAGCGTTGCGCCGAGTGTTAGCGCTGAAAATGTGATTTTTGAAAATAGTAACTATGCATACGGCAATGACGCATATTCAACCGCATCTAAAGTTGACCGTTTTAAAAGTTGTCTTGCCAATTTACGTTCTCAAGCTGTGAGCTCAGGTGTGAGTGCTGCAAGCTATGATCGTTATACGCAGAATTTAAGCCCAGATTATTCCGTGATTGAAAAACTGAACTACCAACCTGAATTTTCAACCCCGATTTGGGATTACTTGTCGGGGCTGGTAGATGATGAACGTGTTGCCGTGGGGCAACAAAAGCTCAGTCAACATCGAGATGTATTGAAACGTGTAGCTCAAGCCTATGGTGTACCTGCTGAAACAGTGGTTGCAGTGTGGGGAGTTGAAAGTAATTTTGGTGATATTTCTGGGAAATATCCTTTACTGCAAGCTTTAGGCACATTGAGCTGTGAAGGGCGACGTCAAACCTATTTTAGATCTGAATTTTTTGCCACTATGCGCATTTTGCAACGGGGTGACTTGCAAGAAAGTCAACTCAAAGGCTCTTGGGCGGGGGCATTTGGACATACCCAATTTATGCCAAGTACCTATGAAGAATTGGCGGTAGATTTCGATGGCGATGGTCGACGAGATTTGGTGTCGAGTACTTCAGATGCGTTGGCATCGACCGCAAATTTCTTAAAGAAACGGGGTTGGCAAACTGGGCAACCGTGGGGCTTTGAAGTTAAAGTACCGGATGGCGTATCGATACAAGGTGAAAGTCGGAAAAATAAAAAACCACTGAGTTATTGGGTCAACAATGGTTATGTACGTGTCGATGGTTCAGCATTAGCGCAGGGTTCACTTTCAGACAGTACCCCGGCAGGGTTATTGGCGCCAGCAGGTGCGTCAGGTCCGACCTTCTTAGTGTTTAAAAATTTCGATGCTATATATAGTTATAATGCAGCTGAAAGTTATGCCTTAGCCATTGCGCATTTGTCCGATCGTTTGCAAGGCAAATCTGTATTCAGCAAAGCTTGGCCAACCGAAGATGCAGGCACCTCACGTGCAGAACGCCGTGAAATTCAAAATTACTTGATTCAACGTGGTTTTGATATTGGTGAGGCGGATGGATTGATTGGGGACAAAACCCGTCAAGCGATTCGTCAGGAACAAACCCGTTTAGGACTCAATCCGACAGGACGTGCAGGCCAGCAAATTTTACGCGCTTTTCGAAATGAAGCCGCTAAGACCTTGATGAAATAA